AAGAACAGGATCACGCCGGAGAAAAAGAAAATCGCCGTAATGATCGTGGCGATGCCTGGAGAAGCCAGCGTGCGACCGAAGATCAGATGCGCGACGACGGTGAACGCCGCGTAAACGAAGCTCAAGAGCGACAATGTCGTTCCTAAGAACAGGCAAGCGCGCATCGGCAAGTTCGTGAACGAGATCAAGCCGTTCAAGCCTTGATCGACGAGATGATAAAGCCGGTTCTTCGAGAAGCCCTTGGCCCGTGCTTTCCAGGTATAAGGAACTCCCACGGCGCGAAAGCCGCAAGAAGCGATCATGCCGCGAATATAGGGATAGTAGTCATCGAACTGACGCAGCGTGTCGACGACGACTCGATCTACGAGTTGAAACTCGCCGACGTCGTTGGGGATATCGATGCTCGCGAACCGGCTGACCAAGCGATAGTACAATCGACGCGTATTACGCATCAGCCAACTCTCTTGCCGATTCGCGCGAATGCCGTAGACGATCTCGTTCCCTTGTTCCCAACTGCGCACGAAGTCGACGATTACCTCGGGCGGGTCTTGAAGATCGGCGGCGAGCAACACGACGACGGCATCGCCTGAAGTGCTGAGCAGTCCGTTGAACGTCGAACGAAACGGCCCGAAGTTGCGAGCGTTGAAGATGACGCGCACGTTCGGATCTTCTTGCGCCAACCGACGCAAGACGGCGACGCTCGCGTCGGTCGAGCGATTGTCGCAAAAGAGATGCTCGTAGTCGTATTCCGGCAATTGCTCGGCGAAGACGTTGCGCACCGCATCGCGGCAATCGACGAGGTTCGCTTCCTCGTTGTAGCAGGGAGTCACGATGCTGATCTTTTTACGCACGATCTTATCCATGAAACTCTCATTCGGCTCGTAGCGATGTTCTTTTAAGCGGCTCTTGCGGCCCGATGGAGCGAAGGATCGGTCATCGATCGGTTCTGCAAGCTGCGGCACCAAGCCACGGTCCGACTTAATCCCTCGACGAGCGAAACGCGTGGTTGCCAGCCCGTCGCCGCTCGCAATCGCGTGATGTTCGCTTCCAATCGCATGACTTGATCGGGTCGGTACGGCACTTCGCCGAAGCCGATCTCCGCGTTGGGATCGATGGCGTCGCGCACTTGCTCGATGATTTCGCGAATCGTGGCCGTAGTGCCCGAACCGACGTTGAAAATGCCTTGTGCAGCGGGAGCGGCTAATATCGCGACGATCGCCGCTGCGACATCCTCGACGTAGACGTAGTCCCAGCGTTGTTCGCCGGCCGTCGTCGTCGGGCGTTCGCCGCGCAGCAGTTTCAACGCGATGTACGGTATCAGCCACGAGGGATCGTCGTGCGGTCCGTAAGCTGAGAACAGTCGAAGCCAAGCGTAGCGCATGCCGAGCGTTGCGCACAGCGCTTGCGTCTGTCGGCAGGTCGTCAGTTTGGCGGCGCCATAGAGTGTGGTCGGGTGAGTCGGCGTCGTTTCGTCGATCCGGTCGGCGCACGGTCCATATTCCGCTTGCGAGCCGAGGCCGATCCAGTGCTTCGCTCCGGCTCCGTGTGTGAGTCTCACTAGGTCCAGCGCGCGAGAAATGTTGGTCTGCTGCTCGGCTTGATTACGGGCCGAGTTCAACACCCCGTCCCAAGCGAGATGCACGACGGCATCCGGACGAAACCGTTCCAGCTTCGGGCCCAGGTTCGAGGGCCGATCGAGATCGCTCGTAACGACGCGAACTTGCGAGAGCAAATCGCGAATGCGGCTCACGTCGGAATCCGGTCGAACGAGAATCGCGACCTCATGATCGCTCGATGCCGTGAGGCAGCGCAGCGTATGCGAGCCGATGAAGCCCGTCGCACCGGTAAGAAAAATCCGCATTCCGTGCTTCCTTGCACCAGCGAAAGATGAATCTGCTTTCGTAACCTAAGCGGCATGCATGCCGACGGCACGCGATACGCCGGATTGTTTCGTGAGCGTATCCGTCGTCGTGGCTTGTTCGTAGTCGGCGATTTCATCGGCACAAAGCTCGTCGGTCGCGCCGGCTTCGGAGTAGAAGCGTCGGTACCAACGAGCCGTGCGTTCGACCGCTTCGCGAATTTGCCACCGCGGCTTCCAACCGAGCCGGCATACCGCCTTATCGATGCACAATCGCAGCACCGAAGTCTCATGCGGTTGATTCGGCTCTCCGGCATCGTGCCATTTTCCGCAGCCCCACGCCGCGAAGAAGGCATCGGCGAGCTTTCCGACCGGCCATTCATCTCCCGGCAGCGGCCCGAAGTTCCACGGTTCGCACCATCGGGCACTCGGCTTGTTCATCATTATCGTCGCCAGCGTGAGGTACCCGCTCAACGGCTCGAGCACATGCTGCCAAGGGCGAATCGCCTGCGGATTGCGCAAGCGTGCCGGTTCCCCTACAACCGTGCAGCGGACCAATTCCGTAAGCACGCGGTCGGGTGCCCAATCGCCCCCGCCGATGACATTGCCGGCCCGAGCGCTGGCGAGAGAGATGCCATGTTGCGCGAGTTGCTGAGGAGGAAAGAACGACTGTCGATAGGAGCCGACGACGAGCTCGGCAGCTCCCTTGCTGGCGCTATACGGATCGAAGCCGCCGAGCGGATCGGATTCTCGATAGCCCCACGTCTGTTCGCGATTCTCGTAGCATTTGTCGGTCGTGACGACGACCACGGCGCAGGGGCGCGCGAGCGTGCGCAGACTTTCCAGCAAGTTGACCGTTCCCATCACGTTCACGTCCATCGTTTCGCGCGGCGCCGCATAGCTGGTGCGAACCAGCGGTTGCGCCGCGAGATGGAACACGACGTCGGGCTTCGCGGCTCGCAGCGCACCGTGAAGCGTCTCCCGATCACGGATGTCGGCTTCGTAGTGCGAGGCGAGCGTTTCGACGACACGACTCACCGTAAAGTTGTTCGGAGCCGATTCTCCCGTAGTCGAATCGCCACGAGGAGGCGCGAGCGCGTAGCCCGTGACGTTCGCGCCGAGGCGGGCCAGCCACAACGAAAGCCATGAGCCCTTGAAGCCCGTATGGCCGGTAACGAAGACCGATTTTCCGGCGAGTGCGGCGCTGAACTCCGAAGTCATATTCCGGCCCATGCGACGCAGTGATTCGAGAGACCAAGGAGGCGTTTTCATAACGGGAGCCGCTCGAAACGCCGGCAGTGTCTGCTAGCAGCCGCAATTCACGAAGCCATGTTCGCCGTTAGCGGCAAGTACGATATCGCTTGCGTTCTCCATGGTCAACGACGACTTCGCCATGAGCGCGAATGGGGAGCCGATTTAAGCTGTCGTCGAAGACCGTAGTTGAGGTATGGTTGGGGCGACACGAACGAGCGTTTCGGAAGCCACTCTTCGTTGTTTGCCGCAACATTCTCTCAGCGCATCGGGTTTGCGAGTTGATCAACCACATAACCTCGGCATTCACGCCTCGTCGCTTGCTGCATCTGCTATCAGCCGCTTCGCTGTGCTATTGGCTGGTGCTGACGGTCGCAATGCACGTCCCGCTGAAGAAAGTGTCGCCGAGGCTGCAAGAGACTATTCCGTCGGATAAGACGATTCATTTCGTCCTCTATGCAGGTCTCGCTCTGCTCGCGATCGCGACGATCGAGCAACGAGCGTGGGTCGACCCTGCGCGACGACCGGTCACCAGACTGGCCCGTTACGGCGCAGCGTTCTTATTCTGCACCGTCAACGGACTCCTCGATGAGGTGACGCAGCCTCTGACGAATCGTGCTTGCGATCTCAACGACTTCATTGCGGATTGCATCGGAGCGGCGCTGGCGCTCGTCGGCTTCTATCTCTTGAGCCGAATCGTCGCATTCTTTTGGGATCGCCGAACGCGCGTCGCATGATCGATGCGCAGGACCTTCGGTTAGTATTGCAGCGCGAGCGCCCAAGCTTGGAAGTCGCGATCGATTTGCTGCCAACGCTCGTCGCCGAATAGCTCGCGAACGGTCTGGAGGCCCCGTGGATCTTTTTCGTGAGCGGTGCGGAAGCGGCGATAAAATTCCTGCAACAGTTTCCGCTCTTGCAAGTACAAGCAGAAGTAGCGCGCTTGCGCGTAGTTGAGGCCGACGAGGGGTCCGCGAAAGTCGTCGGAGCGGATGAGGTGTTCGAGCGACCCGAGTCGTTGTTTGCGAATCGCCTCTTGTAGGCCGGGGAGTCGCCAATTCGGCAGGCCTTCGATCCCTTGGTCGTTCGGCAGAAATTGCGATTGTTCGTAGAGCGACGCGAGACCTTCGTTGAACCAGTCGGGCACTTTCGGAAAATCGAAATCAAGCAGCGCATGCGTCAGCTCATGCACGAGCGTTCCGCCGCCGGTGCCGACATTCATCACCAGCGTCCGGCGATCGGCCTTGTAGTAGCCGTACACGCTGATCCCTTCTTCGTTGAAGAGTTGCTTCGCATAGTGGTTGTAGCTCTTCTCGTTAATGAAGAGCAGCACCGTGATCGGAGCGTTGGGAGTCTTTTGAAAGTAGTAGGTCGTGAGCGCTCGTGCCGCTGCGGCGATTGTCTTGTCGTGCCATTCGATCAATTCTTTTTCCGGCATATCGCCGGCGATCAGATACGGCGCACGCACTACGACGGCGCACTCCTTCCCGAGCTTCGTGCGAAGTTGCTCGGCGGCTTGCAGGCAATCCGCCTCAAGATTACGAACTTCGCCGCCTGCCGTTGTTCCGTTGCCTGCTGTGCCGCTTGCCGCGGCGGTCGGGCGTCGGATGTTCGTGTCCTGCGCGTGCAGCACATGGTTGCCGGTGATCGGCCCGCTCGCTTCGCGCTTCAGCCAATGCGAGATCGCGAACGACGTCGCGATGATCGGCAACGGCCCAAGCACGAAGATGGAGATCCGCCGGCGATCCACGCTCGAGGCCTTTCGCTTTCGTGATCAAGAATCGAACGACGCGCAGTTATGGAACGGACGCGCAGCTGTGCGACGACTTTCGATTCTAACCGAGCCGGCGCACGAAAGAAGAATCGGCCGTCGAATCGGCGGGTTTGTCTCGTGGCCGAGGTCGAGAACTAACGATTACGCCGTACTTAACGAGTACTTAACGAGCGACGATGCCGGCTTCGACACCGCTTAGCTGCCGAAAAACTGCTTCGCCATCTTGGCCGTTTCGGCATACGCCCCCCAGCCGCCGGCAACGGCGAGCCCGGCCACGGAGAGCCACAGAAAAAAGTCCCAGACCTTCCCAGGCGCGATGCGTGGGTCGCATTTCTTATAGCGAAAGTAAAGTCCGGCGACACCGAGCATCGGCAACAATACCGCTTGCGCCAACCCGGCGATGATGACCAGCGCGACCGGGTCCTTCGAGATCACATAGACGATCAGATTGGTAAACGGAAACGCCGCGCTGAGGATTTTGATCCAGCGCCGCTTCGTCGCTTCCGAAGTGCCGGTGATGCGAAACACGCCGAGCGCATCGGCCGCTACGCGGGCGTTGCCGGCCGTGGCGACGAACAGCGTCGAGTAGAGCACCGCGAACGCGCCGAGCAGGAAGACATATTCGCCCCAAGGATCGAACACGTCTTTGTACATCAACGAGAGCGTGTGAATCATGCCCGACCCTTTGGGCGACAATCCTTTCTTGAACAAGACGGCGGCACCGAGCACGTAGAACGCGACCGTGGCGAACGTATAGATCAGCATCGAGCACCAAGCGTCGTAGCGCATCACGCGCATCCAACCTCGCGCCCGCTCGGCCCATTCCGGGCTCCGATCGCGCACGCCCGTATAGCGAGCGTAACCTCGCTCGATGCACCAATAAGGATACGCAATCAGCTCGGAAGCCCCGACGCCGATGATGCCGAACGTCGCCAAAGCCACGGCCAGCGGGTCGACGCCGGTCACGGAGTTCTTCGCGGGGAGATAGAACGAAAGCCCATGCTTAATGTTGTTCCAGCCGATGTCGGCGTCGGAAAAGCTCGGCAACGCGAAGACGTTGAATATCGTTACCGCGGTGAAGCCCGCGACCAGGATCGTCGACACGTTTTGGATGAGCGAGTAGCGCCCGTTGACGAGCAGAATCGAGGTCACGATCGTGATGATGACGCTGTAGGTCACATCGTCGTAAGTTTGCAACGGCACATCGGGATGCTTCAGGTGCTCGAGGAAATCTCCGGTGATTGGGAACGTCATCGCCAGCGCTTGCCCGACCCCACCGAGAATGCCGCCGAGTTGGCCGATCGCGCTGGTGAGGAACATGAGGAACCAGGCCCACACCAACCAGCTGACGTGCAAGCGCGGACCGGGGATTTGGTCGAGCGCCTCGATCGTCGGCACTCCTTCGGCCAAGGCATACCGACCGAATTCGATCTGAATGAATACCTTGATGACGCAGCCGATCAAGATCAGCCACAAGAGCGTATAGCCGGCCTCGGCACCGGTCTTCGTCGTGCCGATCAATTCGCCGGAGCCGACGATCGACGCCGCGATGATCAGGCCCGGCCCTAAGCGGCGCAGGATCCCGAAAAGAGTCGTCGGCGGAGCGACGGTGCCGGTCGTGGGAGTGCGCGCGGATTCATCGGAGGCGGAGGAAGTCATTGCAGGGGAACCATGCGATTGCTTGCGAAGACATTACTGCCGGTAATGCTCGCACGATTACAACCGCATCCCGCCTCGCTGTAAAGCGAAAATCAAGCTTTCCTTCGGGGCGTTCGTCAGTCGGCTCCCCGCGCGCTTCACAGCGCGACCGGTTTCGCGAAACGATTCACCCACCGGCGACTAGCGATTGCGCCGGGCCGAGTTCACGGTCTTGGACGCGTTGCGGGAGAAACTGGTCGGCTTGTTCGTCGGTTGCGGCTCGGCGACCGGTTGGGGAACCGCCGGAGCCTGCGGGCTTTCCATGATCGTCTCGCCGGGCACGACCTGCTCGCCCGAGGTCGTGTAGCCCGAGAAAACCGAGCCTCGGCGTTCCTTGCCGCACAATTCGGAATTGCTTTCGCCCGGATTCGTCGGGCTGCAATAGTCGTACGAAGGGCAGCACATCGTGCAACCGCTCGACAAAATCGTGGCCGCAACGACGACAAGCGAACCGAGTCGGGTCTTCATGGAAAATCCTTTTCCTGTACCGCATGAGCGAGCGGATTCGGTCGGGCTCTCGAGCGGCGTCAAACCGCTCTGGGACCGATAATCCCGTAGGAGTATGATCGGCGGAAAAGTCGGCATAACCCGCACCTTTCTCCCAACCTTCAATAAGATTTCCGATTCATGGCGGCCGAATCTTTAACGCCGACCGAGCTCCGAACCGCAGTCGCGGCATTGCCGGCGGCTCGAACTTCGCCCGGAATTTCGCGAGCGTTCGCCGTCGCATGGAATTCCGTACGCGCAATCGGTGCCACGCCGCTGTTTTGCCTGCTGCTCGCTACGTTCGTGGTGCGGATCGGCGGCATCGATCGTCCGATCGTCAGCACGTTTGCCACCAAGAGCGCCGTGTATGCGATGGTCGCGCGTAATTGGGCACTCGGGCGCGCTCCTGTGTGGCGGCCGACGATCGATTGCGTCGCCGACGGCGAGCGGGCCTGGCATCTCATGGAATGGCCGGCGCCGGCTTATGCGGCCGGCCTCGGTTGGAGCCTCTTCGGCGGCTCGCTCGACGCTTGGGGGCGCGGCATCTCGATCGTCGCTTCGCTGTTCGCCGTGTTCTTCGTCTACCGTTTGAGCGAGCGCTGGTTCGGCGCTCGTGCGGCACAAGCGGCGGGCTTCGTGCTCGCGTTCTCGCCCGTGAGCATTATCTACGGCCAAAGCCTGCTGCTCGAAGCCTCGCTCGCGGCGTTGCTCTTGGCGACGCTTGACTGCTTCGATACTTGGCTCGCGACTCGAAAAGTCGTTTATCTTGCAGCCTCGGCCCTCGCTTGCGGCCTCGCAGTCCTCACCAAGATCTATCTGCTGCTCGCGGTCGTGCCGCTCGTTGCGATGCTTGTGGTGTCGAGTCGATCGTCGCGCACAAAACTTGCGCCACGAATGTTGCTTGCAGCGCTCGTCTTCGGTGTCGCGCTGCTGTTGCCTGCCGCTTGGTACTACTACGTCTTCACCGTTTCGCCGACTTCCGGCCCGGCAGCGGAATACCATCCCCTGAGCCGAGCGACGATTCATGGCTTTCCGCATCCCTTGCTATTCACCCCGTCTTACTACGCGCGACTGGGCATCGATCTCTTCACGGTCGTGCTGACGCCGCTGGGTGTATTGCTCGCCGGGGTCGGAATCATCGACGGACGTTTCCGCCGCCACTTGCCGTTGCTCGCCACGTTCTGCTGTCTTCCGATCCTCTTTCCGTTGAAGTTTCTGGTTGCGAACTATTATTACGTGGTGCTTCTGCCGGCCCTGGCGTTCGCCGTCGGGCTCGGTTGGCAGCGTTGGAACGAGCGATATGTTCCGAGCTTGCGAACGAAGCAATTCCTAGTGGCTTGCACGCTCTTGATAGCGCTCCGCTATGCGATCGGTCCCGCCTTTCGCACTCCGACGGAAGATCGCGGAGTCGTGGCCGCCGCCGAGGTCGTACGAAGTGCGACGCACGCCGAAGAACGAATCGTCACGATGCACGGTTCGACGCTGGATCTGCTTTACTATTGCGATCGGCCGGGCTGGGCTCTCGACGTCGCCGATCCCCAACTCTCCAAGAAACTAACGACTGCCCGGCATGAAGGGGCTCGCAAGCTCATCGTCGTCGGCATGGACTCGGTCGCGCGCCAGCCTGCGACTAGCGAACTTCTAGCGTCTCTCGTGCTCGAGCAGTCGGGCGACGACTGGCGACTCTACTCGCTGGTTGCTCCGGCGCCGTCTCCCGCGCCGTAGCCGGTTGTTTCGCACGCCGCAACGTGAGCAGCATCGGGATGCCGACCGCGCCTGGAACGAGATAGCGGAGTGCGGTCAACATGCCGACGATCGCCATCGTCGGAGCCGTAGCGACGTCGGCAAAGAGCCAAACGAGAGCGGCGTCGCGCGTGCCGATGCCGCAGAACGCCGCCGGTGCCAATCCTGCGAACAGTGCGATCGGCGCTCGTTGCAACGTCGTGGCAAGCGAAACATCGACGCCGCAAGCGACCACGAAGAAATGAATCTGCGCGAGATGCATGATCCACAGAAGAGCCGTCGCTCCGATCCATGCCGCGTAGTCGAACGAACGAGCTTGAAATCGGTTTACGACTGCGAGCAAACAGCCGCAGCCAATCGCTAAGCAAGCCCCTTGACCGAACGAGAGTCCTAAGAAGCCGATGCCGATCGCCGTGAGCAACATGCCGACATCGCCGAGTTTTTCCAAAAGCGCACGAATCGTGGCCTGCTTGCGCAGCGTCGGTTCGTTCGGCACCATCGCCGCTTTGGAAAAATCGCCGAGCTTGGCCGGAACGACGAGATTGAGGGCCGAAGCCGCGAGGGTTTGTCGCAACGATTCCGAATAAGCGACGTACGCCAATGGACGCAACAACCGCTGCCAGCGCCAAGCGGAAACGAGCGTCTGCGGTACGAACAGCAGTAGGCCGCAGATCAGCAACGACAAATCGATCGAGGCCGCGACGACGACGGCCTCGCGCCACGCCACGGCTCGGTAGAGCATGCCGCACAGAATCGTCGTTCCCACGATCTTCAACGCAAACATCGCCGGACGACGCCAAGCGAAAAGTCGTGCGCGAAGCGATCGGGGGTCGGCGGCGACAGCGGACGGCATGACGTTTCCTTCGGAGAACTTAAAACTCGCGCACGATCACGATACGCCGAGCCGTGTTCCATTCGGCGGCGCGGGAAGTGTAGTCTTGCCACGGTTGACGCAACGACTGCTGATAGGTTTCCGCCGCGGCCGTATAGGCGGCTTGCAAGTCGGAGGCGAACGCAAGACGACGCACTCGGATTTTCGGATCCGTGAGTTCGAGCGTGTCGGTCACTCGGAGACGGGACGCAGCGTGAGCAACGTCGGCGTCGAGAAACTCCAAGCCGCGGGTCATGCGCACGGGAGCCGAAACGCCGCCGGAAATCACGCGGCGTTGTAAGAACTGCCGAATCGCCGTTCGCCCCCAACGGCCGATCGTCCCCATCACCGTATGCAACGCGGCTTGTTTCAGCGGAGTGGCGCGCTCGAAGCGTACGAAGTTCAACATGCGCATCGCCGTGATCGTCCGAATCGCTTCGGAATCGGCGGCGGTGACGATGTCCGTGGCCGTCGAGAGGTCGTGGGTTTGCGAAACGGCGACGCGACCGTCGTCGAATTCGACGATCAGCCCGGCATCGACGGTAGCTCGTTTGTCTCGGAAATGTTGAAAGACCCCACCTCGCGCCGTCGAGACAACCGTGTGGCTCGTGCTATCGCGCAGTACGAAGAGTCCGGCTTCGTGAAAAATTTTCTGCCTGCGATTCGATTCTTCGTGTCGTTCGCGCGGCGCCTGTCGGTGGGGAGCTTGCTCCGCATACGCCTCGAATAGATTGGCGATACGGTGAACATACATCCGGTCGTCGTCGAAGTGCGCCGCGGTCTCTTGGGCCAGCGATCGCAAATAGCCGTGAACCAAGGTTGCGGCATGCTGATGGTCGCCGGCGAGAATCTCCATGCCGTGTGGATAGAAATGCCGTGTCCCTCGGCTCCCGTAGCAGCCTGCGTAACTGTCGTCGGGATGCAGAAACCAACGGCAAAACGAGACGGCTCGCCGCAGCGGCTCTTCCAGCCATTCGAAGCCCGGCTCGCGGAAGAACTTGGCTAAGCAATCGATCGTCACGGTTTGGTAGCCCGGGTCGGCCCCCTCGTATTCGGGAAACCAACCCTCGGGCGATTGCCAAGCGACGACACGTTCGAGCCGTGAGATCGCCGCTCGTGCGAGGTCGGGTCGTTGCGTCAGTTGGGACGTGCGCCAAAGTGCGAGTGCCGAGAGAGCATGATGATTCGTGAGTCGGCCCGACTCGTCGTGTTCGGCGATCCATGCGGCGCGGCGCGCGAAGAACTTCAGCAAGTCGCGATCATCGAGCTCGAGCAGTCGATACGTTTCGGTGGCCGCTTGCAGCGAGAACACCGCGGCACCGAGAGCCCGTTCTTGCGGATAATAATCGTCGCACGATCCATCGGCATGCGCGCTTTTCGCAGAGAATCGCAGGATCGCGATCGCCGCTTCGGCGAGCCTTGCTTCGCCATACCAAGTGTTGCCGGGTAGTCGTTGTGTGTAGGCAAGGGCCAACGGCAAGGCTGCTTCTTGATACATCTCGGACGGAAAGGCCGCCGTGCGATAATGCCAATACTGCCGATCGCAACAGCCATAGCTCGGCCCGAACGCGTTGCGATCTACCGAGGCGAGTATTCGCGGAATCGCGGGGAGTGCGGCGCTGAGATAGTGTCGGCGAAGACCGTCGTTCTTTAGCGCCGGAAAGTCGCGAGATTCCGCGATCACGATTCCCAAATCGGTAGCCATGGTCCACAGCCTCTCGCGTTGCGGGCGTTACCGCCGATGATGGGCCACGATGATTTCGGCGAGCAGCCCGAACATGCCGGTGAAGAATCCCGCGGTCAACAAGACGATGTCCGATTCTTGCATCGAGCCGGTTGCGTAGAAGCTGTAAATGCTTTTGGCGATCCCCAGGCCGAGCACCATCGCAGCGGCAGGGAGGAAGACGCGCAACGGTCGGAAATACGACACGATACGAACGACGGTATTCAGGTACGCCAGCGTATCCTTCAAAGGATGGAACTTACTTTTGCCGATTCGCGGGCGATATTCCGTCGGCACGTATTTCACGGTGTGGTCGTTCGTGAGAAACGCGAGCGTCATCGTCGTTACGCAGCTAAAACCATCGGGCACGGCCCAGAGCCACGGCAACATCGCTTCGCGCTTGAACGCTTTCAAGCCGGTGTTGAGATCCGGGATATTACGGCCGGTGAGGTAGCAGGCGAGCTTGCGAATGAACCACTTGGCAGGCATGCGCAACCAGGGCCAAGTTCCTTGCTCCGAAGTGCGCGCTCCGTTGACTTGGTCGTATTCCGGAAAGTATTTCAACAGATCGCGAATCGCATGCGCGGGATAGCTCCCATCGGCATCGAGCATCACGACGACATCGCCGCGCGCCTCGCGCACACCGATCTTGCGAGCAGCCCCGGCACCCCGATTCTCCGGCCTGCGAATCACGCGCACCGGGCAGCGAATGCAACCGGCGGCGAAACGCTCGGCGTAAGCCGCAGTGCGATCGGTCGAGGCATCGTCGACGACGAGAATCTCGAACTTGAGCGGCTCGTCTTCGAGCGCGACGACGATCTCGGCCAGCACGTGCTCGATGGCCCGCTCTTCGTTGAAAGCCGGGAGCAAGACGGTGACATCGTAGGCTTGCCGCGCGGTCTGTTCGACCGGCTCGGCTATTAACGCTCGGCGCGCAAGAATCCCTTCCATGACGGCTACCTTCATCCATGAAGCGGAAGCATCCGCAACTTTGATAACCGATGCCGGCGTCGTCACCAAGACCACTTACGACGCATTAAACGGCGTAGCTTCCGGTGCGATAGCGATGCCGGTTCTTTTCGATCCATTCGATCGATTCCCGGAGGCCGGTATCGAGATCGACCGCAGGAGTCCAGTCGATCAGCCTGCGTGCTTTGTCGGCGGAGCACAGGAGTTGTAAGACTTCGCTTTTTTCCGGTCGGCGGCGATCGTCGTTCGTCGTCACGTGCAGGTTCTTGCCGAGAATCCGACCGACCCGTTCGACGACTTCGCCGATGGTCACGCCGGTTCCGGTGCCGAGATTGACGACCTCGCCAAGAGCTTCATCCGAGGCTACGGCGGCGGCGATGAAGCCGCGCGCCGTGTCGCGTACGAATAGGAAGTCGCGAATCGGCGTAATGCTTCCCAGCCGGAGTTCGTCGCCGGCGAGGGCTTGCGTGATGATCGTCGGAATCACGGCCCGAGCGCTCTGGCGCGGCCCGAACGTATTGAAGGGGCGAACCGTGACGACCGGAGTCTGAAAGGAAGCGAAGTAGCTATATGCTAGCTGATCCGCCCCGACCTTCGTCGCCGCATACGGGCTCTGGGCATGAATCGGATGTAGTTCATCGATCGGCGTGTATTGAGCCGTGCCGTAGACTTCGCTCGTCGAAGTATGCAGCAGACGCCCGATGCCGGCATCGCGGCAGGCTTCCAAAATGTTGAGCGTTCCGACGACGTTGACGTCGACGTAGCTTTGCGGAGCTTGGTAGCTGTAGGGGATTCCGATCAGAGCCGCGAGATGAAATACCGTGGTGCAGCCTTTCACGGCATGGCACATCGCGGTCCGATCCCGAACGTCGGAGAAGAGCACCTCGACGTCGAGGAGAACCTCGGCGTCGACGGTCGCGAGGCTCCCTAAATCGCTTCGCCCATTGTAATGGACGACGGCGCGAACGGACGCCCCTGAGCGCACGAGGGCCTCGACGAGATGACTGCCGATGAATCCGCCGGCACCGGTGACGAGAACTTTCGTGCCCGCTAGTGATTTCGCGATCGTCGAACTCATGCCCGGCTCCGGTGGTCGAATAGATCGCGCGATTCTACGCGTTTTTCGCAATCGACCGCAAGGCGATCATCCGACCCGAGGTGAGCGTCGCATTAGCGCGTCGTCGTGCGCGGATCTTGCAGCGCGGTCATCACCGCCGGCCGGCGTTCCGATGTCGTGGGGACATCGAGGCGCGTCATTCCCAGCTGCGCGGCAGCATCGCTCAGCGTGCGACAGGCGGCAACCGAAAGAGGTGGGTTCGAGACGACGACGATATCGGGCCGGACGTGAACGACCTCGCGTTC
The window above is part of the Planctomycetia bacterium genome. Proteins encoded here:
- a CDS encoding glycosyltransferase family 2 protein, yielding MDKIVRKKISIVTPCYNEEANLVDCRDAVRNVFAEQLPEYDYEHLFCDNRSTDASVAVLRRLAQEDPNVRVIFNARNFGPFRSTFNGLLSTSGDAVVVLLAADLQDPPEVIVDFVRSWEQGNEIVYGIRANRQESWLMRNTRRLYYRLVSRFASIDIPNDVGEFQLVDRVVVDTLRQFDDYYPYIRGMIASCGFRAVGVPYTWKARAKGFSKNRLYHLVDQGLNGLISFTNLPMRACLFLGTTLSLLSFVYAAFTVVAHLIFGRTLASPGIATIITAIFFFSGVILFFLGVMGEYISAIHFQVRRRPLVIERGRLNFERNKTPHASDASNAGGSISLLETRSAA
- a CDS encoding NAD(P)-dependent oxidoreductase → MRIFLTGATGFIGSHTLRCLTASSDHEVAILVRPDSDVSRIRDLLSQVRVVTSDLDRPSNLGPKLERFRPDAVVHLAWDGVLNSARNQAEQQTNISRALDLVRLTHGAGAKHWIGLGSQAEYGPCADRIDETTPTHPTTLYGAAKLTTCRQTQALCATLGMRYAWLRLFSAYGPHDDPSWLIPYIALKLLRGERPTTTAGEQRWDYVYVEDVAAAIVAILAAPAAQGIFNVGSGTTATIREIIEQVRDAIDPNAEIGFGEVPYRPDQVMRLEANITRLRAATGWQPRVSLVEGLSRTVAWCRSLQNRSMTDPSLHRAARAA
- the rfbG gene encoding CDP-glucose 4,6-dehydratase, with protein sequence MTSEFSAALAGKSVFVTGHTGFKGSWLSLWLARLGANVTGYALAPPRGDSTTGESAPNNFTVSRVVETLASHYEADIRDRETLHGALRAAKPDVVFHLAAQPLVRTSYAAPRETMDVNVMGTVNLLESLRTLARPCAVVVVTTDKCYENREQTWGYRESDPLGGFDPYSASKGAAELVVGSYRQSFFPPQQLAQHGISLASARAGNVIGGGDWAPDRVLTELVRCTVVGEPARLRNPQAIRPWQHVLEPLSGYLTLATIMMNKPSARWCEPWNFGPLPGDEWPVGKLADAFFAAWGCGKWHDAGEPNQPHETSVLRLCIDKAVCRLGWKPRWQIREAVERTARWYRRFYSEAGATDELCADEIADYEQATTTDTLTKQSGVSRAVGMHAA
- a CDS encoding VanZ family protein, which produces MINHITSAFTPRRLLHLLSAASLCYWLVLTVAMHVPLKKVSPRLQETIPSDKTIHFVLYAGLALLAIATIEQRAWVDPARRPVTRLARYGAAFLFCTVNGLLDEVTQPLTNRACDLNDFIADCIGAALALVGFYLLSRIVAFFWDRRTRVA
- a CDS encoding DUF1570 domain-containing protein is translated as MDRRRISIFVLGPLPIIATSFAISHWLKREASGPITGNHVLHAQDTNIRRPTAAASGTAGNGTTAGGEVRNLEADCLQAAEQLRTKLGKECAVVVRAPYLIAGDMPEKELIEWHDKTIAAAARALTTYYFQKTPNAPITVLLFINEKSYNHYAKQLFNEEGISVYGYYKADRRTLVMNVGTGGGTLVHELTHALLDFDFPKVPDWFNEGLASLYEQSQFLPNDQGIEGLPNWRLPGLQEAIRKQRLGSLEHLIRSDDFRGPLVGLNYAQARYFCLYLQERKLLQEFYRRFRTAHEKDPRGLQTVRELFGDERWQQIDRDFQAWALALQY
- a CDS encoding Nramp family divalent metal transporter produces the protein MTSSASDESARTPTTGTVAPPTTLFGILRRLGPGLIIAASIVGSGELIGTTKTGAEAGYTLLWLILIGCVIKVFIQIEFGRYALAEGVPTIEALDQIPGPRLHVSWLVWAWFLMFLTSAIGQLGGILGGVGQALAMTFPITGDFLEHLKHPDVPLQTYDDVTYSVIITIVTSILLVNGRYSLIQNVSTILVAGFTAVTIFNVFALPSFSDADIGWNNIKHGLSFYLPAKNSVTGVDPLAVALATFGIIGVGASELIAYPYWCIERGYARYTGVRDRSPEWAERARGWMRVMRYDAWCSMLIYTFATVAFYVLGAAVLFKKGLSPKGSGMIHTLSLMYKDVFDPWGEYVFLLGAFAVLYSTLFVATAGNARVAADALGVFRITGTSEATKRRWIKILSAAFPFTNLIVYVISKDPVALVIIAGLAQAVLLPMLGVAGLYFRYKKCDPRIAPGKVWDFFLWLSVAGLAVAGGWGAYAETAKMAKQFFGS